Proteins from one Stenotrophomonas aracearum genomic window:
- a CDS encoding glycoside hydrolase family 3 N-terminal domain-containing protein, which translates to MASDRIETLIAQMTVEEKVGQLGVFADMVRPFAPDVNPEANVSNADQVLQQVREGKVGSLFNGVGVEAGRRIQQVALEESRLGIPVILAADVIHGMRTVFPIPLGEAASFEPDLAERTARATAVEATAGGLHWTYAPAVDIARDQRWGRGAEGAGEDVVLGCAFAAARVRGFQGPDLRAADALLATPKHFAAYGAVMAGMEYNMVDISPQTLRDVHLPPFKAAFEAGAITVMSSFNDINGVPASANAELLTDILRGEWQFPGVVISDYTADMELVAHGYAADDRDATAKAFTAGLDLSMQSGFYAVHLPELIESGDVPMATLDESVRRILNLKEAIGLFDDPYRSLDLEREADTSYLAAHDELSRDAARRSIVLLKNEGNVLPLRKEGQKIALIGPFVQDRENIEGCWTLFGDKSRYVTLEAGVRAAIGDESLLEIVPGCELEAALQDGIEQAVAAALRADVVVLALGEPQRYSGEAQSRVEITLPAAQQALAEAVAMTGKPLVVLLRNGRALALQGAVRNAQAVAVTWYLGTQTGPAVADVLFGDYNPSGRLPVSFPQVSGQQPFFYNHPRTGRPELPTMSEFKARWREIPNAPLYPFGHGLGYTTFSYGVPQLGNAKLGWDGTLEITTTLTNTGAVAGEEVVQLYIHDRVASRVRPVRELKDFRKVALQPGESTEVRFTLDRHALGFTGRDGVFRAEPGQFDLWVCASSAAGEPVVFELLAK; encoded by the coding sequence GTGGCCTCCGATCGCATCGAAACCCTCATTGCCCAGATGACCGTCGAAGAAAAGGTCGGCCAGCTGGGCGTGTTCGCGGACATGGTTCGGCCGTTCGCGCCGGACGTGAACCCGGAAGCCAACGTCAGCAACGCCGACCAGGTGCTGCAGCAGGTGCGCGAAGGCAAGGTGGGCTCGCTGTTCAACGGCGTGGGCGTGGAAGCCGGCCGCCGCATCCAGCAGGTGGCGCTGGAAGAAAGCCGTCTCGGCATTCCGGTGATCCTCGCCGCCGACGTCATCCACGGCATGCGCACCGTGTTCCCGATCCCGCTCGGTGAAGCGGCCAGCTTCGAACCCGACCTGGCCGAGCGCACCGCGCGCGCCACCGCCGTGGAAGCCACCGCAGGTGGCCTGCACTGGACCTACGCGCCGGCCGTGGACATCGCCCGCGACCAGCGCTGGGGGCGTGGCGCGGAAGGTGCAGGCGAAGACGTGGTACTGGGCTGTGCGTTCGCCGCTGCCCGCGTGCGCGGCTTCCAGGGCCCGGACCTGCGCGCGGCCGACGCGCTGCTGGCCACGCCCAAGCATTTCGCCGCCTATGGCGCGGTGATGGCCGGCATGGAATACAACATGGTGGACATCTCGCCGCAGACCCTGCGCGACGTGCACCTGCCGCCGTTCAAGGCCGCCTTCGAAGCCGGCGCCATCACCGTGATGTCCTCGTTCAACGACATCAACGGCGTGCCGGCCAGCGCCAACGCCGAACTGCTCACCGACATCCTGCGCGGTGAGTGGCAGTTCCCGGGCGTGGTGATTTCCGATTACACCGCCGACATGGAACTGGTGGCGCACGGCTACGCCGCCGACGACCGCGACGCCACCGCCAAGGCGTTCACCGCCGGCCTGGACCTGAGCATGCAGAGCGGCTTCTACGCCGTGCACCTGCCGGAGCTGATCGAAAGCGGCGACGTGCCGATGGCCACGCTGGACGAGTCGGTGCGCCGCATCCTCAACCTGAAGGAAGCGATCGGCCTGTTCGACGACCCCTACCGTTCGCTGGACCTCGAGCGCGAAGCGGACACCTCCTACCTCGCCGCACACGACGAACTCTCGCGCGACGCCGCGCGCCGTTCGATCGTGCTGCTGAAGAACGAAGGCAACGTGCTGCCGCTGCGCAAGGAAGGCCAGAAGATCGCGCTGATCGGTCCGTTCGTGCAGGACCGCGAGAACATCGAAGGCTGCTGGACGCTGTTCGGCGACAAGTCGCGCTACGTGACCCTGGAAGCCGGCGTGCGCGCGGCGATCGGCGATGAGAGCCTGCTGGAGATCGTGCCCGGCTGCGAACTGGAAGCGGCGCTGCAGGATGGCATCGAGCAGGCCGTGGCTGCCGCGCTGCGCGCCGACGTGGTGGTGCTGGCGCTGGGCGAGCCGCAGCGGTACAGCGGTGAAGCGCAGTCGCGCGTTGAAATCACCCTGCCGGCGGCGCAGCAGGCGCTGGCCGAAGCGGTGGCGATGACCGGCAAGCCGCTGGTGGTGCTGCTGCGCAATGGTCGCGCGCTGGCGCTGCAGGGCGCGGTGCGCAACGCGCAGGCCGTCGCTGTCACCTGGTACCTGGGCACCCAGACCGGCCCGGCCGTGGCCGACGTGCTGTTCGGCGACTACAACCCGTCCGGCCGACTGCCGGTGAGCTTCCCGCAGGTGTCGGGCCAGCAGCCGTTCTTCTACAACCACCCGCGTACCGGCCGCCCGGAGCTGCCGACCATGTCGGAGTTCAAGGCGCGCTGGCGCGAGATTCCGAACGCGCCGCTGTATCCGTTCGGCCATGGCCTGGGCTACACCACCTTCAGCTACGGCGTGCCGCAGCTGGGCAACGCCAAGCTCGGTTGGGACGGTACGCTGGAGATCACCACCACCCTGACCAACACCGGTGCGGTGGCGGGCGAGGAAGTAGTGCAGCTGTACATCCATGACCGCGTCGCCAGCCGCGTGCGTCCGGTGCGTGAGCTGAAGGACTTCCGCAAGGTGGCGCTGCAGCCGGGTGAAAGCACCGAAGTGCGCTTCACCCTGGACCGCCACGCGCTGGGCTTCACCGGCCGCGACGGCGTGTTCCGCGCCGAACCGGGCCAGTTCGACCTGTGGGTGTGTGCCTCGTCGGCAGCTGGCGAACCGGTGGTGTTCGAACTGCTGGCGAAATAA
- a CDS encoding PQQ-dependent sugar dehydrogenase: MTRRLLLSVALAVTPALFTTACVAADKAGAAAAPQLDKAQWPFTATEVARFDQPWAMSFLPDGSLLVTEKEGKLKHFNVQTKKSADITGVPKVAYGGQGGFGDVLPHPNYASNHLIYISYAEEGENDTRGAAVARGKLVLAADGSGTLEDLKVIWRQTPKVEGKGHYGHRLAFGPDGKLWITSSERQKFDPAQDMSGNLGKIIRLNDDGSVPADNPFASKGGVAAQVWSLGHRNALGIAFDARGKLWVHEMGPAGGDELNLITRGANYGYPIVSNGNHYDGRDIPDHDTRPEFAAPKVTWTPVISPAGFIIYSGKLFPQWTGSGFIGGLSSTSLVRVAFDGDNAREAERFKMGERIREVEQGPDGAIWLLEDGSNAKLLKLTPKG; this comes from the coding sequence ATGACCCGTCGTCTGCTGCTCAGCGTTGCCCTTGCCGTCACCCCCGCCCTGTTCACCACCGCCTGCGTTGCTGCCGACAAGGCGGGCGCCGCCGCCGCGCCGCAGCTGGACAAGGCCCAGTGGCCGTTCACCGCGACCGAAGTGGCCCGGTTCGACCAGCCGTGGGCGATGAGCTTCCTGCCCGATGGCAGCCTGCTGGTGACTGAAAAGGAAGGCAAGCTCAAGCACTTCAACGTGCAGACGAAGAAGAGCGCCGATATCACCGGCGTGCCGAAGGTCGCTTACGGCGGCCAGGGCGGTTTCGGTGACGTTCTGCCGCACCCGAACTACGCCAGCAACCATCTGATCTATATCAGCTACGCCGAAGAGGGCGAGAACGACACCCGCGGCGCGGCCGTGGCACGCGGCAAGCTGGTACTGGCCGCCGATGGCAGCGGCACGCTGGAAGACCTGAAGGTGATCTGGCGCCAGACCCCGAAGGTCGAAGGCAAGGGCCACTACGGCCACCGCCTCGCCTTTGGTCCGGACGGCAAGCTGTGGATCACCTCCAGCGAGCGGCAGAAGTTCGACCCGGCGCAGGACATGAGCGGCAACCTGGGCAAGATCATCCGCCTCAACGACGACGGCAGCGTGCCGGCTGACAACCCGTTCGCCTCCAAGGGCGGCGTGGCCGCGCAGGTGTGGTCGCTGGGGCACCGCAACGCGCTGGGCATCGCGTTCGACGCGCGCGGCAAGCTGTGGGTGCATGAGATGGGCCCGGCCGGCGGCGACGAGTTGAACCTGATCACGCGCGGCGCCAACTACGGCTACCCGATCGTATCCAACGGCAACCACTACGATGGCCGCGACATTCCCGACCACGACACCCGCCCGGAATTCGCCGCACCGAAGGTGACCTGGACCCCGGTGATTTCCCCGGCCGGTTTCATCATCTACAGCGGCAAGCTCTTCCCGCAATGGACCGGCAGCGGTTTCATCGGCGGCCTGTCGTCGACCTCGCTGGTGCGCGTGGCGTTCGACGGCGACAACGCGCGCGAAGCGGAGCGCTTCAAGATGGGCGAACGCATCCGCGAAGTGGAACAGGGTCCGGATGGCGCGATCTGGCTGCTGGAAGATGGCAGCAACGCGAAACTGCTGAAGCTGACCCCGAAGGGTTGA
- a CDS encoding APC family permease, protein MSATPEPQLERAVSRWQIVGLSINDVIGSGIYLLPAATVLLLGPFSLWGVVAAGIVVALLVLCYAQAASYFDEPGGSYLYAREAFGRFAGFEIGWMIWLTRISSAAALSNALADAVARFWPWAGHDLGRVLIIVASLGFLTAVNVAGVRSAARTGIVLVIGKMLPLLLFVAIGAFYVDTDLAFSGTRPDPHDLQRMGEAALLLLYAYAGFENIPAAAGEYRNPRRDIPFALITMIITVTVIYGAVQFIAQGTLPGLADSATPLADAAAGFGGEALALILTVGATISILGTNSNTMMMGPRFLFALARDGYGPKLLAQVHPRFRTPAAAIITQGLIALVLALSGSFVQLALLSMTTRLFAYIGTAAAVIVLARRFRDRPGALKLPGGPLIPILALVLCLALFASASWQNIAAALIAFAVGGVIYLLPRKNVG, encoded by the coding sequence ATGAGCGCCACGCCCGAACCGCAACTGGAGCGCGCGGTCAGCCGCTGGCAGATCGTGGGGCTGTCGATCAACGATGTGATCGGCAGTGGCATCTACCTGCTGCCGGCGGCTACGGTGCTCCTGCTGGGGCCGTTCAGCCTATGGGGCGTGGTGGCGGCGGGCATCGTGGTGGCGCTGCTGGTGCTGTGCTACGCGCAGGCCGCCAGCTACTTCGACGAGCCCGGTGGCAGCTACCTGTATGCGCGCGAAGCGTTCGGACGCTTTGCCGGGTTCGAGATCGGCTGGATGATCTGGCTGACCCGGATCAGCTCGGCGGCGGCGCTGAGCAATGCACTGGCCGACGCCGTGGCGCGGTTCTGGCCGTGGGCCGGGCACGACCTGGGCCGGGTGCTGATCATCGTGGCGTCGCTGGGCTTCCTGACCGCCGTGAACGTCGCCGGGGTGCGCTCGGCCGCACGCACCGGGATCGTGCTGGTGATCGGCAAGATGCTGCCGCTGCTGCTGTTCGTGGCGATCGGCGCGTTCTATGTGGATACGGACCTGGCGTTCTCGGGCACCCGCCCGGACCCGCATGACCTGCAACGCATGGGGGAGGCGGCACTGTTGTTGCTGTATGCGTATGCCGGGTTCGAGAACATTCCGGCGGCGGCCGGCGAGTACCGCAACCCGCGCCGGGACATTCCGTTCGCGCTGATCACGATGATCATCACGGTGACGGTGATCTATGGCGCGGTGCAGTTCATCGCGCAGGGGACGCTGCCGGGCCTGGCCGATTCGGCCACGCCGCTGGCGGATGCGGCGGCAGGGTTCGGCGGTGAGGCGCTGGCGCTGATCCTGACCGTGGGCGCGACGATCTCGATCCTGGGCACCAACAGCAACACGATGATGATGGGCCCGCGCTTCCTGTTCGCACTGGCCCGTGATGGCTATGGACCGAAGCTGCTGGCGCAGGTGCACCCGCGCTTCCGCACGCCGGCCGCGGCGATCATCACCCAGGGGTTGATCGCGCTGGTGCTGGCGTTGTCGGGTTCGTTCGTGCAGCTGGCGCTGTTGTCGATGACCACGCGGTTGTTCGCCTACATCGGCACGGCGGCGGCGGTGATCGTGCTGGCGCGTCGGTTCCGTGATCGTCCCGGTGCGTTGAAGCTCCCCGGTGGCCCGTTGATTCCGATCCTGGCGCTGGTGCTGTGCCTGGCGCTGTTCGCCAGTGCAAGCTGGCAGAACATCGCGGCGGCGTTGATCGCGTTTGCGGTGGGTGGGGTGATTTACCTGTTGCCGCGCAAGAACGTGGGGTGA
- a CDS encoding L,D-transpeptidase family protein, translated as MLSLLRSAVAVVLVASALPVAALTPAVAPLQDHRQMIVVTTEGWDATQGRLQAYSRTATGWKAEGEAFAVSVGRSGSAWGVGLVPAANGDGPQQPGEPVKQEGDGRSPAGIFSIGTAFGYADKATTSLPYQPMLDSSYCMDVPDSKYYNRIVDAEVVGAEAVEGSTEPMRLDLHNKGDVRYRQGFVIEHNPGAEPRRGSCIFAHLWRTPGEATAGCTAMQPEHMAALLKWLDRAQKPVLVLLPRAQYQRVQHDWQLPPLAGAAE; from the coding sequence ATGCTGTCGTTGCTGCGTTCCGCTGTTGCCGTGGTGCTGGTTGCCAGCGCCCTGCCCGTTGCCGCGCTGACCCCGGCGGTGGCCCCGCTGCAGGACCACCGGCAGATGATCGTGGTTACCACCGAGGGCTGGGATGCCACCCAGGGCCGGTTGCAGGCGTACTCGCGCACGGCCACGGGTTGGAAGGCGGAGGGCGAAGCGTTCGCGGTGTCGGTGGGCCGCAGCGGCAGCGCCTGGGGCGTGGGCCTGGTGCCGGCCGCGAACGGCGACGGACCGCAGCAGCCGGGCGAACCGGTCAAGCAGGAAGGCGATGGGCGCAGCCCGGCCGGCATCTTCAGCATCGGCACTGCGTTCGGCTATGCCGACAAGGCCACCACGTCCCTGCCCTACCAGCCGATGCTGGACAGCAGCTACTGCATGGACGTGCCGGATTCGAAGTACTACAACCGCATCGTGGACGCCGAGGTGGTCGGCGCCGAGGCGGTGGAGGGTTCCACCGAGCCGATGCGGCTGGACCTGCACAACAAGGGTGACGTGCGGTACCGCCAGGGCTTCGTGATCGAGCACAACCCGGGCGCGGAACCGCGCCGGGGCAGCTGCATCTTCGCGCACCTGTGGCGCACGCCGGGCGAGGCGACTGCCGGTTGCACCGCGATGCAGCCCGAGCACATGGCCGCGCTGCTGAAGTGGCTGGACCGGGCGCAGAAGCCGGTGTTGGTGCTGCTGCCGCGCGCGCAGTACCAGCGCGTGCAGCACGACTGGCAGCTGCCGCCGCTGGCCGGGGCCGCTGAATGA
- a CDS encoding MurR/RpiR family transcriptional regulator gives MPPLVKIRSERDHMSAIERRIADFILDNAHLLRDYSSQQLASALGISQSSVVKFSQKLGFKGYPDLKYSIGEAVARAGNEGGSSPPTAGPANDYDQLAERLRLSRTAADEETRLANPQADVEAIVRLIDDAPKLFVYGLGDDGLYAREFAMRLSLLGMLTVHHADPILMMANLSAARPGDVLLVFSEFGKLPQLFQLSRQFQDMGGKVVSITRHSANPLRAHADGALVVCAHDPAPHVAQLLYRSALQSLLDFVFVLLCHANPDRHRQLGVNLERIEHLIDT, from the coding sequence ATGCCGCCCCTGGTGAAAATCCGCTCCGAGCGTGACCACATGTCGGCGATCGAACGCCGCATTGCCGACTTCATCCTCGACAACGCCCACCTGCTGCGCGACTACTCTTCGCAGCAGCTGGCCAGCGCGTTGGGGATCAGCCAGTCCAGCGTGGTCAAGTTCAGCCAAAAGCTGGGCTTCAAGGGCTATCCGGACCTGAAGTATTCCATCGGCGAGGCGGTCGCCCGTGCCGGCAATGAGGGTGGTAGCAGTCCGCCAACCGCCGGCCCGGCCAACGATTACGACCAGCTGGCCGAACGCCTGCGCCTGAGCCGCACGGCGGCCGACGAGGAAACCCGGCTGGCCAACCCGCAGGCGGACGTGGAAGCGATCGTGCGGCTGATCGACGACGCGCCCAAGCTGTTCGTGTACGGGCTGGGCGACGATGGGCTGTATGCGCGCGAATTCGCCATGCGGCTTTCGCTGCTGGGCATGCTCACCGTGCACCACGCCGACCCGATCCTGATGATGGCCAACCTGTCGGCCGCGCGCCCGGGCGATGTGCTGCTGGTGTTTTCCGAGTTCGGCAAGCTGCCGCAGCTGTTCCAGCTCTCGCGCCAATTCCAGGACATGGGCGGCAAGGTGGTGTCGATCACCCGGCACAGCGCCAACCCGCTGCGCGCGCACGCCGACGGCGCGCTGGTGGTGTGCGCGCACGACCCGGCGCCGCACGTGGCGCAACTGTTGTACCGTTCTGCCCTGCAGTCGCTGCTGGACTTCGTGTTCGTGCTGCTCTGCCACGCCAACCCGGACCGCCACCGCCAGCTCGGGGTGAACCTGGAACGGATCGAACACCTGATCGATACCTGA
- a CDS encoding dipeptide epimerase: protein MKITDIELGMLRVPLKTPFKTALRTVDTVEDVVVLVRTDSGHTGYGEAPATAVITGDTHGSIVEAIDRFIKPRLIGQEVANLNRICALIQSSMERNTSAKAAVEIAVYDLWAQLHRAPLYQMLGGGDPVITTDITISVDYIDKMVADSLSAIDRGFESLKIKVGKDIGLDIERVKAIHAAVQGRALLRLDANQGWTAKQAVHAMRTLEDAGVVLELLEQPVKAADISGLKYVTDRVNTPVMADESVFNPGQVFDLIQQRAADIINIKLMKTGGLSNAIRIADIAAIYGVPCMIGCMIESSISVAAAVHLAVAKSEVITKVDLDGPSLGQFNPVTGGVHFNESEITISDAPGLGITEVRGLEMLKPPTW from the coding sequence ATGAAAATCACCGACATTGAACTTGGCATGCTGCGCGTGCCGCTGAAGACCCCGTTCAAGACCGCATTGCGCACCGTGGACACGGTGGAAGACGTGGTGGTGCTGGTCCGCACCGACAGCGGCCACACCGGCTACGGTGAAGCACCGGCCACGGCAGTGATCACCGGCGATACCCACGGCTCAATCGTCGAAGCCATCGACCGCTTCATCAAGCCGCGCCTGATCGGCCAGGAGGTGGCCAACCTCAACCGCATCTGCGCGCTGATCCAGTCGTCGATGGAGCGCAACACCAGCGCCAAGGCGGCGGTGGAAATCGCGGTGTACGACCTGTGGGCGCAGCTGCACCGCGCACCGCTGTACCAGATGCTGGGTGGTGGCGATCCGGTGATCACCACCGACATCACCATCAGCGTGGACTACATCGACAAGATGGTGGCCGATTCGCTGTCGGCCATCGACCGCGGCTTCGAGTCGCTGAAGATCAAGGTCGGCAAGGACATCGGGCTGGACATCGAGCGGGTCAAGGCGATCCACGCGGCGGTGCAGGGCCGGGCGCTGCTTCGCCTGGACGCCAACCAGGGCTGGACCGCCAAGCAGGCGGTGCACGCCATGCGCACCCTGGAAGACGCCGGGGTGGTGCTGGAACTGCTGGAACAGCCCGTGAAGGCGGCCGACATCAGCGGGCTGAAGTACGTGACCGACCGGGTCAATACACCGGTGATGGCCGATGAGAGCGTGTTCAACCCGGGCCAGGTGTTCGACCTGATCCAGCAGCGCGCGGCGGACATCATCAACATCAAGCTGATGAAGACCGGTGGGCTCTCCAACGCGATCCGGATTGCCGACATCGCCGCCATCTACGGGGTGCCGTGCATGATCGGCTGCATGATCGAGTCCAGCATCAGCGTGGCTGCGGCGGTGCACCTGGCCGTGGCCAAGAGCGAGGTCATCACCAAGGTGGACCTGGACGGGCCATCATTGGGGCAGTTCAATCCGGTCACAGGCGGGGTACATTTCAACGAGTCCGAGATCACCATCAGCGATGCGCCGGGATTGGGCATCACCGAAGTGCGAGGATTGGAGATGTTGAAGCCCCCCACATGGTGA
- a CDS encoding SH3 domain-containing protein, with amino-acid sequence MIQAPPRRPARLAWPARVVLAAMLALPGTAAWAEAPVATPSGFGGVVGLREAYLDPAFWAARLPDADRVILDRAGIDAQNARMRAEDDSIHDLRALPASLPRSQVLADIQKLSRWPEKALFGVDSQPIAATARASIEANLALDAIPAARPLQYGLVTHRADLRAFPTALRVFTSQGDTDIDRFQESALFPGDAVAVLHESADGKWLFITSERYSAWIEKRFVGIGDAATVLGYGQKGPYRVVTGATAFTAFTPEEPRVSRLQLDMGVRLPVLADWPQAQTVNGQQAHAAHVVQLPVRNTDGSLALVPALLPRSQDTAADYLPLTPRNLLTQAFKFLGERYGWGHSYDTRDCSGFVSEIYRSFGVLMPRNTSAQAVSPALDRIAFTATDDKAKRNAAVQQLQVGDLVYIPGHVMVTIGQLDGQTWMIHDTSGGSWFGPGGTRVQAHLNGVSVTPLQPMMASDTVSYIDRITNIQRIRPQTP; translated from the coding sequence ATGATCCAGGCTCCCCCCCGCCGCCCTGCGCGGCTTGCGTGGCCGGCGCGCGTAGTGCTGGCAGCGATGCTGGCCCTGCCCGGCACTGCCGCCTGGGCCGAGGCCCCGGTTGCGACCCCCAGTGGTTTCGGCGGCGTGGTCGGGCTGCGCGAGGCCTACCTGGACCCGGCGTTCTGGGCGGCGCGGCTGCCCGACGCGGACCGGGTGATCCTGGACCGGGCCGGCATTGACGCGCAGAACGCGCGCATGCGGGCCGAAGACGACTCCATTCACGACCTGCGGGCGCTGCCGGCGTCGCTGCCTCGTTCGCAGGTGCTGGCCGACATCCAGAAGCTTTCGCGCTGGCCGGAAAAGGCACTGTTTGGAGTGGACAGCCAGCCGATTGCCGCAACGGCACGCGCCAGCATCGAGGCCAACCTGGCACTGGATGCGATTCCCGCCGCACGCCCGCTGCAGTACGGACTGGTCACCCACCGCGCCGACCTGCGCGCGTTCCCGACCGCGCTGCGGGTGTTCACCTCGCAGGGCGATACCGATATCGACCGCTTCCAGGAGTCCGCGCTGTTCCCGGGCGACGCGGTGGCGGTGCTGCATGAGAGCGCCGACGGGAAGTGGCTGTTCATCACCAGCGAGCGCTATTCCGCCTGGATCGAAAAGCGCTTCGTGGGAATCGGCGATGCCGCGACGGTGCTCGGCTACGGCCAGAAGGGCCCGTATCGGGTGGTGACCGGCGCGACCGCGTTCACCGCCTTCACCCCGGAAGAACCGCGCGTGTCGCGGTTGCAGCTGGACATGGGCGTGCGGCTGCCGGTGTTGGCCGACTGGCCCCAGGCGCAGACCGTGAACGGCCAGCAGGCGCATGCCGCGCACGTGGTGCAGTTGCCGGTGCGCAATACCGACGGCTCGCTGGCACTGGTGCCGGCGCTGCTGCCGCGCTCGCAGGACACCGCCGCCGACTACCTGCCGCTGACCCCGCGCAACCTGCTTACCCAGGCCTTCAAGTTCCTGGGCGAGCGCTACGGCTGGGGCCATTCCTACGACACCCGCGACTGCAGCGGCTTCGTTTCGGAGATCTACCGCAGCTTCGGCGTGCTGATGCCGCGCAACACCAGCGCGCAGGCGGTGAGCCCGGCGCTGGACCGCATCGCCTTCACCGCGACGGACGACAAAGCCAAGCGCAACGCCGCCGTGCAGCAGCTGCAGGTGGGCGACCTGGTCTACATCCCGGGCCACGTGATGGTCACCATCGGCCAGCTGGACGGGCAGACGTGGATGATCCACGACACCTCCGGCGGCAGCTGGTTCGGACCGGGCGGCACGCGCGTGCAGGCGCATCTCAATGGGGTATCGGTGACCCCGCTGCAGCCGATGATGGCCAGCGACACCGTCAGTTACATCGACCGCATCACCAACATCCAGCGCATCCGGCCCCAGACTCCTTGA
- a CDS encoding transglutaminase-like domain-containing protein, with the protein MDLPVSKPRSASTFARRAATACLLLGLASLQAPVLAQDALIAQIDQGQFAAAEATITERLADPALSAEQRDAYAFQRERMRRMRLDFSLDEAQAKTQLRKQIPDLRDDEFARWDAAGLIEHLDIDGQRRYFKRAPSNLFRVSAEARARRAPNVPLPTEGPYESLAPHHHEVIAAADASGATSLVPRRVEVSQSITVKPDAVPAGELLQAWIPYPRAIAGQQEDITWIAPQQGAVIAPESAQQRTVHLQQKAVAGKPTRFEIRYAVTVYARHIDIDPAKVIATPNDPALQPYLAEQPPHVVFTPALRAFSQRVVGTETNPYAIAQKLFDAVDQIPWAGAREYSTISNISDYALHAGHADCGQQTLLLIALLRLNGIPARWQSGMVYSDDAVGYNNLHDWGALYLAPYGWVPMDVTTGRLQSNEPALRDFYFGGLDAYRIAFNDDFQQPFQPAKRHPRSDTVDSQRGEVEWAGGNLYFDQWNYDFQSHVVPAKSTH; encoded by the coding sequence GTGGATCTGCCCGTTAGCAAACCGCGTTCTGCCTCGACCTTCGCCCGTCGCGCCGCCACGGCGTGCCTGCTGCTGGGCCTGGCGTCGTTGCAGGCGCCGGTGCTGGCCCAGGACGCGCTGATCGCGCAGATCGACCAAGGCCAGTTCGCTGCGGCGGAAGCCACCATCACCGAACGGCTGGCAGACCCTGCGCTCAGCGCCGAACAGCGCGACGCCTATGCCTTCCAACGCGAACGCATGCGCCGCATGCGACTGGACTTCAGCCTGGACGAAGCGCAGGCGAAGACGCAGCTGCGCAAGCAGATTCCCGACCTGCGCGACGACGAATTCGCGCGCTGGGACGCGGCCGGCCTGATCGAACACCTCGACATCGATGGCCAGCGCCGTTATTTCAAGCGCGCGCCGTCCAATCTGTTCCGGGTCAGCGCTGAAGCACGTGCACGGCGCGCACCGAATGTGCCGCTGCCCACCGAGGGCCCTTACGAAAGCCTCGCCCCGCATCACCATGAAGTAATTGCTGCTGCAGACGCCAGCGGCGCCACCAGCCTGGTGCCGCGCCGGGTCGAGGTCAGCCAGTCGATCACGGTCAAGCCCGATGCCGTGCCCGCCGGCGAACTGCTGCAGGCGTGGATTCCGTACCCGCGCGCCATCGCCGGCCAGCAGGAAGACATCACCTGGATCGCCCCGCAGCAGGGCGCGGTGATCGCCCCGGAATCGGCCCAGCAGCGCACCGTGCACCTCCAGCAGAAGGCGGTGGCCGGAAAGCCGACCCGCTTCGAGATCCGTTACGCGGTCACCGTGTACGCGCGCCACATCGACATCGACCCGGCCAAGGTCATCGCCACGCCGAACGATCCGGCACTGCAGCCCTACCTGGCCGAGCAGCCGCCGCACGTGGTGTTCACCCCGGCCCTGCGCGCGTTCTCGCAGCGCGTGGTGGGCACTGAAACGAACCCGTACGCCATCGCGCAGAAGCTGTTCGACGCCGTCGACCAGATCCCTTGGGCCGGCGCGCGCGAGTATTCCACCATTTCCAACATCAGCGACTACGCCCTGCACGCCGGCCATGCCGACTGCGGCCAGCAGACCCTGTTGCTGATCGCCCTGCTGCGCCTGAACGGCATTCCGGCGCGCTGGCAGTCGGGGATGGTCTATTCCGACGACGCGGTGGGCTACAACAACCTGCATGACTGGGGTGCGCTGTACCTGGCCCCGTACGGCTGGGTGCCGATGGACGTCACCACCGGCCGCCTGCAGAGCAATGAGCCCGCCCTGCGCGACTTCTACTTCGGTGGACTCGACGCCTACCGCATCGCCTTCAACGACGATTTCCAGCAACCGTTCCAACCGGCCAAACGGCATCCGCGCTCGGACACCGTCGACTCGCAACGCGGCGAAGTCGAATGGGCCGGCGGCAACCTGTACTTCGATCAATGGAACTACGACTTCCAGTCGCACGTCGTGCCGGCGAAGTCCACGCACTAA